The following DNA comes from Janthinobacterium sp. TB1-E2.
TTCGGCGAAGGCATTGCGCACCACGTTTTCATATGTGTACACGAGCTGGTCGCGCTGGGCGCCCGCCGCATCCGTCTGCGCCTGCACCCGGCCGCCATCGAACAGGGGGCCGGCCGCCAGCGCCGTCAGGCGCCACAGGGCGGTCGGTGCATGCAGAAAATCGGTCAGGGTCGTGGCTTGCCCGCCGCCGACGGCCGTCAGCTTGAACGAGGGCAGCAGCTGGTCGCGCGTGGCGGCCAGGCTGGCGTTGGCGGCCGCCAGGTTGTGTTCCGCACGCGCGATGTCGGGCCGCCGGCGCAGCAATTCGGATGGCAGTCCGGCCGGCACGTCGGGCGCCGCCAGCTCGGCCAGCGGCAAGCCGCGCGCGATGGGGCCCGGATTGCCGCCGACGAGGATGGCCAGCGCGTTTTCCTGTTCGAAGATCTGCCGCTGCAGCTGCGGCACCTGTTCGGCCGCCGCATGGTATTCCGATTGCGCCTGCAGCCATTCCAGGCGCGAGCTGTAGCCCACTTCGAACTGCTTGCGCGCCAGCTCGCGCGACTGTTCCCGCAGCTGCAGGGTCGATTGCGTGAGCGCCAGCTGCGCGTCGAGTCCCCGCAGATTCAGGTAAGCGGTCGCCACGCTGGCGGCGATCGACAGGGCCGCCGCATCGAGGCTCGCCTGCTCGGCGCGGTAGCTCTCGCCCGCTGCATCGCTCAGGCTCGCCAGCCGGCCCCACACATCGATCTCATAACTGGCCTGCAGTTCCGCCTGGAAGACATTCGTCACATACGGCTTGCCGCTGGACGCCAGGGTGCGCGTACGCGTGGGCGAACCGTCGAAGGCGAGGCTGGGTGCGCGGTTGGCGTCGGCCTGCGCCAGGCGCGCGCGGTATTCCTGCAAGCGGGCGCGCGCCACGCGCAAGTCGCCATTGCGCGCCAGCGCCTCGCCCACCAGGTCACTCAAGACCGGGTCGCCAAAGGCTTGCCACCACAACTGCTCGACATGGGCCTCGGTCGCCGCAGGCGCACCGGCCGCTTGCGCGCGCCAGCCGGATGGCAGCTGCAGTGCCGACGCAGGCTGCGGTGGCGCGTTGGCGGCGCAACCGGCCAGCGCCAGCGCGCCGGCCATCAGCAGGAAACGGCGCTTCATGGCTTGGCCTTCTTCGGCGGCGGTGGCGGCGCCGGATTGTCCGCCGAGTCGTTCAGCACGGCAGACGTATCGACGCTGACCACCACCGACATGCCGGGCACGAGCCGGCGCGCATTCGCCTGCCCCGGATCGATGCGGATGCGCACGGGAATGCGCTGGGCGATTTTAAGGTAGTTGCCCGTCGCGTTATCGGCCGGCAGCACGGAAAACTCGGAACCGGTGGCCGGCGAAATGCGCTCCACCTGGCCCGTCAGCACGGCGCCGTCGAGCGCGTCGACGTGGAAAGTGGCGCTTTGCCCTTCCTGCACGCCGTTCATCTGCGTTTCCTTGAAATTGGCGATCACCCACATCTGTCGCGGCACCAGCGCCATCAGCTGCGCGCCCGAATTCACGTATGCGCCCTGGCGCACCGTCACCTGGCCCAGTTGGCCATCGGATGGCGCCACGATGCGCGTGTTATCGAGGTCGATCTTGGCCGCCTTGACGGCCGCCTGCGCATTGGCCACGGCCGCTTCCAGCGCCTGTTTGTTGACCACCACGCTATGCACGCTTTGCTGGGCGATGTCGAGATTGGCGCGCGCCTGCGCCAGCGCCGCCGCCATCTGCGCCTGCGTGGCGCGCGACTGGTCATGTTCGCGCTGCGACAGCGAGCCATCGGCCACCAGCTGTTCCACGCGATTGAGGTCGGCGCTGGCCTTGCGCGCCTGCGCTTCCGCATTCGCCATCACGGCCTCGCTGACGGAAATGCCCGCCTGTGCGCTGGCCTTTTGCTGCGCCCAGTTCGACAGCGCCGCCTGCTGCGCGGCCAGCTGGGCCTGCGCCTGCTCGTAGCGCTGCTGGTAGATGCGGTCGTCGATACGCACCAGCAGCTGGCCTTCCTTGACGTCCATGAAATCCTGCACCGTCACTTCCACCACATAGCCCGACAGCTGTGTGCCGATGATGGTCACCTGTCCGCGCACGGTGGCGTTTTCCGTCGTCACGATGGGACTCGTGAACGGCGGCAGACGCCACGCGTACAGCACGATCAGCACGCCCACCAGGGCCACGGCGGCAAAGGCCAGCGCGGACAGCCACTGGTGGCGCCGGTCCGGCTGCGCCGTGGAAGTGGTTGGCGCCGGCGTGGTCGCGGCTGCGGGCGTTGTCGGTGCTGGTGGCGGAGTATTATTTTCTGTCATTGCTCGGTTCCGAATTGGTAATGGGGACGATGGCCATGGCCGTCTGCGCATCGCGCACGGGCCCGACCAGGCGGCGCGCGCCGGTGGTGATGCGGGTCCAGGACTGGCTGACCAGCATCCAGATCAGGGTGGCGATGGCAACGCCGGCGATCATCAAAAAAACGTCGTTATAGGCCAGCACATTGGCTTCGCGCGTGGCGACGGCGCCCAGGCGCGCCACGCCCTGGGCGCTGCGCAACGCAGGGTCCATCAGTACGCCGCCATAGCTTGCGGCGCCCGACTGCACGCGCGCAGCCACCTGCGGATCCAGCATGCTCAGGTGCTCGACCAGGTAGCTGGAATGGTATTTTTCGCGCGCCGTCTGGATGGTGCCGACGATGGCCGCACCGAGCAGGCCGCCCAGGTTCTGCGTCATGGTAAACATCACGGAAAAGCTCACCAGGTTGCGCGGTTCGGCAATCACGGCGCCCATGCCGGCCACCATGGTGGGACCGAGGAAATACGTGCCGCCAAAGGCCAGCAGGAACTGGCTCACATACATGTTGACGGGGCGCGTCTGGCTGGTGGCGTGCGCGTCGATCAGGGCGCCGGCGGCGATCAGCAGCAGCGCGAACATCAGCGAGCGGTTCAAGGTCGCCGGATTGATCGTCAGCGCGCTGACCACCAGGCCCGCCACGCTGCCCAGCAGCACCACGACGAACAGGTTCTGCATCTGGTCCGTGTTCAGGCCCAGCGCCTGCAGAAAGCCGACGGCGCCCGTCGATTCGGACAGCACGATGCGAAACAGCAGCACCGATAAAAACAGCTTGGCGATCTTGCCCGTCGTGAGCCAGCGCGTGTTGAGCAGCGGGCGCGCGCGGTTATGCTCGATGGCCAGCGAGGCGGCGATCAGCACGATGGAGCACGCCAGGCACACGCCCACCCACTCCGACTCCATCCACCACGCCGTGCGCCCCTGAGCCAGCACGGCGCACAGCAGGGCCACGCCGGGTGCGAACAGGATGAAGGTGAGGAAATCGAGCGGCTCGAACGTCTGCACCCGGTCGCCGGGCGGCAGTTTCAGGGCCAGCACGCAGCCCAGCGCCAGCAGGGCCAGTCCCAGTTCGAACAGGTACAAGCCGTGCCATTCGCCGATCTGCAGCAGTTCGGAGGTGAAGATGCGCGCCAGGGGCAGCGCCAGCTGGGCAAAACCCAGGCCCAGTACCACGCCCTTCAGGCGGTGCCGTGCGGGAAACGCCTGCAAGGTGTAGTACAGCCCCAGCACCCCAAGCGCGCCGCCCACCATGCCATGCGCGGCGCGCACGGCAATCGCCGACGGCAAGGTATTGGCATACAAGTGGGCGAACGTCACCAGCGCATACAGCACCAGGAACGCTTCCGTAAACAGGCGCAGGCCGAACTGCTGGCGGAACTTCACCAGCAGCAGATTCATGGAAACGATGGTCATCACATAGGCGGCCGGCAGCCACTGCATCTGATAGGCATAGGCGGCCAGCGAACCTTGCAGGTTCAGCAAATTGGCCGTCACCAGGCCGTTGCCCAGTCCCCCCGTCAGCGCGACGATCAGGCCGACGATGAAATACGCGACACGCTTGGGCGTCGAATGTTCGGGCATCGATGGCGACCCGGGCAAGGTCGGGCGTTCGCCCGGCCCCCAGGTGCGAGGTGTGTACTTGTCCATGCGGTAATCGCGATCCGGTTTGCTGAAGCCGTTCCTTGCTGCTGTTATAGAAATAGTTGCAAATGAACAGTTCTAGTCAGCAGCATATCACCGCGGGACGTTTTTATTGTTTACATTGTTGCAGGGCGTTGCGCACGAAACGCAAACAGGGTATGCAGCGGGGCCGGCGGATCCGGCCCCTGTGCAGACGCAGTCACTCACACCCGCGGCGGATCCGTCTCGCGCGCAAACGCCCGGTGCGCGGCCAGCGCTTTCTTGAACGCAGCCACGGCTTTCGCTAGGTCGCCGGAAGGCGCGACGATGATGGCGGGATCGGGTTTGCCGTCGGGCAGGGTCACCGGCACGCCCGCCTTGTCCAGCAAGTCCTTGCCTGCGCCGATGACCAGCATCGGCTTGCAGTGGCGGTATTGCAGGCGCAGGAAGTCGAGCGCGTTGGCGTCGCTGCCCAGCTGCTGCACGGCGCCCTGGCCGTCGGGCACCACGACGGCGTCGAACAATACCCCCGGCCCTGCTTCGAGCGAGATTTCCACGTCCAGCGGCGCGCCGCCGCTCGTATCGACTTTGCCCAGGTGGCTGCCCACCAGGCGCGGCGCGGCGCCATCGGCCAGCAGCGCGGCATAGATGCTGCGCACCTGCGCGCCATCGCTGCCCGGCCCCACCAGGATTGCCACGCGCCGGGTATGGATGCCCGTCTTGCCAGGGCGGAAAAAGAGCGACAGGGCTGGCGATGGCGGATACGCGGGCAGCGGATCCAGGGAAGCGCGCGGCATGACGGGCGGCAACGCCAGGCCCAGGCCATCGGCCAGGCGCTGCGCCAGGGTCTCGTCGACATTGCGCAGCATGGCGACGATGCGCTGGCGGATGGCCACCGTCTGCACCTTGCTCAGTTCAAAGCGGAACGCATGCACAATGTGCTCTTGTTCGACAGGCGTCTGGCTGATCCAGAACAGGCGCGCCTGGCCATAATGCTCGGCGAATTTCTCGGGCTTGCCGCGTACCTTGTCGCCTTCGGCGGAAGCAGGAAAACTGTTGAAACCCTTGACGCCCGCCTGGAACGGACAGCCACCCGCCAGCGAGTTCGGTTCATACGCGACCCGGCCCCGGTTGATGGCCTGGCGGTGCATGCCGTCGCGCTGGTTGTTATGCACGGGCGCCAGTGGCGCATTGATGGGAATTTCATGGAAATTGGGGCCGCCCAGGCGCGTCAGCTGGGTATCGACATACGAGTGGATGCGCCCCTGCAGCAGCGGGTCGTTACTGAAATCGATGCCGGGCACGATGTGCGCCGTACAGAAGGCCACCTGCTCCGTCTCGGCAAAAAAATTGTCGGGATTGCGGT
Coding sequences within:
- a CDS encoding efflux transporter outer membrane subunit, whose translation is MKRRFLLMAGALALAGCAANAPPQPASALQLPSGWRAQAAGAPAATEAHVEQLWWQAFGDPVLSDLVGEALARNGDLRVARARLQEYRARLAQADANRAPSLAFDGSPTRTRTLASSGKPYVTNVFQAELQASYEIDVWGRLASLSDAAGESYRAEQASLDAAALSIAASVATAYLNLRGLDAQLALTQSTLQLREQSRELARKQFEVGYSSRLEWLQAQSEYHAAAEQVPQLQRQIFEQENALAILVGGNPGPIARGLPLAELAAPDVPAGLPSELLRRRPDIARAEHNLAAANASLAATRDQLLPSFKLTAVGGGQATTLTDFLHAPTALWRLTALAAGPLFDGGRVQAQTDAAGAQRDQLVYTYENVVRNAFAETENSLGAIYRLRQQAVENDARRATAADTLRIAHNRYRNGYASYLEELDAQRTLYSADVGLLQLKTRILVASVDLYRAMGGGWSAKAQ
- a CDS encoding HlyD family secretion protein, translated to MTENNTPPPAPTTPAAATTPAPTTSTAQPDRRHQWLSALAFAAVALVGVLIVLYAWRLPPFTSPIVTTENATVRGQVTIIGTQLSGYVVEVTVQDFMDVKEGQLLVRIDDRIYQQRYEQAQAQLAAQQAALSNWAQQKASAQAGISVSEAVMANAEAQARKASADLNRVEQLVADGSLSQREHDQSRATQAQMAAALAQARANLDIAQQSVHSVVVNKQALEAAVANAQAAVKAAKIDLDNTRIVAPSDGQLGQVTVRQGAYVNSGAQLMALVPRQMWVIANFKETQMNGVQEGQSATFHVDALDGAVLTGQVERISPATGSEFSVLPADNATGNYLKIAQRIPVRIRIDPGQANARRLVPGMSVVVSVDTSAVLNDSADNPAPPPPPKKAKP
- a CDS encoding MFS transporter, which gives rise to MDKYTPRTWGPGERPTLPGSPSMPEHSTPKRVAYFIVGLIVALTGGLGNGLVTANLLNLQGSLAAYAYQMQWLPAAYVMTIVSMNLLLVKFRQQFGLRLFTEAFLVLYALVTFAHLYANTLPSAIAVRAAHGMVGGALGVLGLYYTLQAFPARHRLKGVVLGLGFAQLALPLARIFTSELLQIGEWHGLYLFELGLALLALGCVLALKLPPGDRVQTFEPLDFLTFILFAPGVALLCAVLAQGRTAWWMESEWVGVCLACSIVLIAASLAIEHNRARPLLNTRWLTTGKIAKLFLSVLLFRIVLSESTGAVGFLQALGLNTDQMQNLFVVVLLGSVAGLVVSALTINPATLNRSLMFALLLIAAGALIDAHATSQTRPVNMYVSQFLLAFGGTYFLGPTMVAGMGAVIAEPRNLVSFSVMFTMTQNLGGLLGAAIVGTIQTAREKYHSSYLVEHLSMLDPQVAARVQSGAASYGGVLMDPALRSAQGVARLGAVATREANVLAYNDVFLMIAGVAIATLIWMLVSQSWTRITTGARRLVGPVRDAQTAMAIVPITNSEPSNDRK